aaaacctgtttgtctCTGACCGTAGGCATCTGTAGCAGAAGTAAGTATTGCCCAGACCAATGGTGAAGTCGGACAGACTGTTGCTGTAGTGACAAGAAGAGGTGAGGAAACATTCGAGTTTGACTASCAAACAAATGCTGTCGGCacgctttatttatttttttaattttctaattttcacACTCGACAGATGAGCCCGCGGAGTCTTCTCCCTCCCCTGAAagtcctcctcctgctgctccgtcAAACACGGATCCTGTGGTGGAGgccaaacaggaagtaaacagaCAACTTACTCCGCCTGTTGAATTAGCAACTCAATCTGTGGCCGCTACGGCCGCAGCTGAGAGACTTTCCCCGTCGCCAAAGGAGCGGCAGTCTCCGCCTTCCCtcccatcagcagcagcagcaggtatCAGCAGTgttgctgaagcagaaacagcGGTCAGCTCGAAAGCCGGCGACACAGTGGATGCTCCGGTCAGACCTTCTGCATCACCGGTAGCACAAGAGATGCCGGCAAAAATAGAGGAGCCGCAGGCTGCTCCGTCTGCGGAGAAAGAGGTGAAGCCAGAAGGAGCTCAACTGGAAAAAGAGGAACCGACAGCTAGCGCCAAGTCAGAACCCCCCGTTGAAGTTGCAGTCACCCCTGTGGAGACTGTGAAAGAGGACGCTGCTGCAAAACCGTCAAGCGACGTCTCTCGGCCCCTCGCTGTACCAGAACCTGCTGCTTCACAGGCCGAGGATGCGGACCAgagctcagaaccagaaccggtagCGGTTCGGCCAGCAGAGTCTCTTCTTCCCAACGGCCTTCCTCAGGAGACTGAAGAACTCTCTGAAGATGTCCCGGTGTCTGACACTACGCCCCAGGACAAACCCGACCCTTCTCAATCTCAGGAATCAGTGACACCAgcacagaaagaagaagaggaggagacgaGGGAGGAAGAGCGGctgcagaagaaaactgaagatgCTCCTCTTGCCTCTGCCAGCTGCCCAGAGGAAACTACTATGCAAGGTGAGATTGACATGATCCTCACTCACTTATTGTTGGTAGTAAAAGAAAAGACGTTAAAACATGTTCACCTGATAAAATAAGTTGGTTAACTCTTTCCCCTTTTCCCCCTAAAAGTCCTGAGagttaaagtattaaaaaaaacttctttctACTGCCACCCATGAACACCACACTGTTGTTTTCACCTTAATTATGAGAAGCCCTAGAGCTGAGCAATgagtcttaaaaataaaatcatatctAGAACGCAACAACAAAAGCAGTCAAATGGATCCACTGTTATGTACATCAAACCACTACTAGGATTGATTGAATAGATGCTGGTTTTTACTACAATGCGCCTTACTCTTTAAGCTTAAGGCAGACCCATCGGTGTGATTGTTTGGCCATCTTCCAGGTAGATGATGGGATCGTTTTACTGGCGCCAGCAAGGATATGTATTTCCTTGGGTGTGAAAtctattgatttttaaattgcCATGATTGTCTTCCTTTACTACCaccatgtgtttttattactgttaaatacagatttaaacacaaactacaGATAAGAGTGTGACATCTGCTCAGGCTGCTGAAGTTGGTTTGTGACAAGGGGAARCTTTTGGCAGTGAAGACAtgaattctaataaaataaaaaaaaatcattcatctCAATTATACATCAGAACAGATCATGCTGACGTACAATAAATGTGGAGGAAATTGAGAGAAAAAAGGTTATTGCATACAGAATAAACCAAAcaggttattgttttttttttccccttctgttTTGTTCAATAACTTGTACTCTGTCTGTAGCTGCTACGTCTGtgccaaagaagaagaagagcatgAAAGAGCTCAACAAAAAAGCCATTGGGGGCCTTCTGGATGCCTTCAAAGAGGTGAGACTCCCTTCAGCTGCTGTGTCACTGACAGTAACACAACTTTGAGAACAGGTCAGTCTTTATGGCTCTTCATCACTATTGCAAGCtaacttaaacataattatgttttagCAGGAGCCGGATGCCAAGCCTGTTCCTGAACCCTCAGTAGTCCAGGTCAGCCCTCCAGCGACAGCTGAGCCTCCCGCTGAAGTGGTAGATGAGAcctgggaggaaaaagaggaCAAGCAGAGTACTGAGCCGGACAAACTCAAATCCACACTTGAGCCAACTGAGCAGAAATACCAGTACAAAGAAGGTTAGTTGTGAGCACTAAAGGAAACATTTGTCAAAGTTATTTGGTTCAGTAATTCAtataatgttaaaatgatcatgtttCCGAAAAGATTCAAACCGTTTTATAAAGAGAAATTGTTAAAAGATCTATGGAATTTTGATGAGATTTTGTagtgattttctttctcttccttccAAGCAGCACTTTTCTTACTCACATTACTTACCCTTGTAtccagtttaaaccttttaagCGTGCACGTGAATCAAGTTTACTGATGCATCTCGAATGTGTGCTACTCAGAACTGGGGGAGCCAATAAACCCAGAAGCAAAGAAGCGGTATGACAGAGAGTTTCTTCTGGGCTTCCAGTTTAGCAGCGCTAGTATGCACAAACCAGAAGGTCTGCCTGTCATCAGTGACGTGGTCCTAGACGAGGTATGTTGCAGCTTGTCTGGAGTCATGTCGTGGCTTTATACCAGGaaaaggcttttattgtgaaggtttTAGCTTTattgctgctctgaatatgttgttctttccttttttgagtctgtgtacACCAGTTGACAATTAGTTAAACaatcaaaattaatttgattatttatttcaactgtaATTTCAACTGTAATCGGCGGACAATAGAAAGGACAGAAGAAATTTTAACAAgtgtaattttgttttgaagcaactATRCTACATCCTGTAGTTCCATCCTGTGAGCATGGAACTACAGTGCATGGAATGTGTTGATCCCTCTGCTTCGGGACTTTATCGTCTCCTCTTCTGATTTCAGAATAGTCAGAGGTGACTCATCTTTGCAGGTTTATGACCAGTATGTAACAGCCTACTTCACTTTCCAGGTAAACAAGACTCCGCTGCGACCTGTTGATCCCAGTCGACTGATGAGTGTGGGTTCGGATTTCACTCCTACATATTTGGGGGGTCTCGGAGGCAAATCTGCAGGACGACCCCAGGTTATTGAAAATCACAGCTTCCTCCGTTCAGAATYATTACAACTTCACGTTGCATTTTTWAAAAAAAACAAAYGTACTTYTCCGTTTTGTGCTTTCAGCCCTCTGGGTCACATCGCTCCCAGCAGAGCTTGCGAAAAGAGCCCAAgaagatcatcatcatcaacagcAGGTCCCTCACGGAGAACGTGCAGCTCAACAAGGCTGCGAACGCCTGGAAGCCTTCGACCATAAAGCCCGAAGACGGCAACTCCGAAGAGGCCGACGCTGAGCAGGGAAAGACTCAGGACGTGTTCAAGCGTCTGCGCAGCATCCTGAACAAGCTAACCCCGCAGAAGTTCCAGGAGCTGATGAAGCAGGTGATGGAGCTGAAAATAGACTCCGAAGAAAGGCTGAAGGGAACCATCGACCTCATCTTCGAGAAGGCCATCTCAGAGCCCAACTTCTCCGTAGCCTACGCCAACATGTGCCGCTGCCTTATAGGGGTGAGTCGTGTGCTGTGCACACCGTCGCTGCTCTAATGATGACTCACTTTTTGTGCCACGTGTCTGGGCCACTGAATTGCTCATGATGGTATTGAGGAGCTGAAAGAGCAGAAATGATCTATTTTCGGTCTGTGCTTATCCCCCAAATTGCTGCTGATTTTAAATTGAGTCAACYTCTGGTTGGTTGTTGCCCCTCTCCAGCTGAAAGTGCCCACCCCGGATAAACCTGGAAGCTTTGTAAACTTCCGCAAACTTCTCCTCAACCGCTGCCAGAAGGAGTTTGAAAAGGACCAGGACGATGATGAGTTTTttgagaaaaagcagaaagagaTGGAAGCTTCCaagaatgtatgtttttttttttttttttttttttYTTAATTTGTTTGCACGAAATCAATCTTGTGGCCACGAAAGCACAAGCGAACCTCCTGCTTATTTCTCTGCAGGACGAGGAGCGTGAGCGCTTAAGGGTGGAACTGGAAGAGGCCCGAGACAAAGCTCGAAGGCGCTCGCTGGGTAACATAAAATTCATCGGCGAACTCTTCAAGCTGAAAATGCTGACGGAGGCCATCATGCACGACTGTGTGGTCAAACTACTGAAGAACCACGACGAAGAATCTCTGGAGTGTCTCTGCAGACTGCTGTCCACCATTGGCAAAGACCTGGACTTCGAGAAGGCCAAGGTTAGTTGGTTATCGACATGCACAGAAGGAAGTGGGTGACGTCAAATAGTCTTCTGTGATGACTGTTTCTTTGTGCCACGTGTCTGGGCCACTGATTATTTATGATGGCTTGAGGAACTGAGAAGACTTTCAAAAGTATCTTTACCCCTTGACATTGATGTGCATTTGTAGTCACCCCCCTTTAACCTCAGACAACTAAATACAAACAAGTTATGGCTTTCAGAATAACTTGGATGGGAGAATCCATCAGCAGGAAAACTGCtagttttttatttccccctttatcttaaatacaaaatgagtGCTCTGAGTTTCTTGATCTTTGAGCAGATGGCCTTGTCTGAGTCTGTACACTCCAGTTACAGTACAAATCGATTTCTAAATTAGTTAACAATAATTCTTAACAATATTAGTTAACAATATTTCAATACTCACGATTAAAGGCAttatgattaattgtgatgacaAATGTCAAGGGAAAAgctcaaggggtatgaatactctAAGGCACTGTACGTGAACATATAAAAGCCATAAATGTTGTGTCTTTCTCAGCCTCGTATGGATCAGTATTTCAACCAGATGGACAAGATCATCAAAGAGAGGAAAACCTCGTCCAGAATCCGCTTCATGCTGCAAGATGTTTTGGACCTAAGAAGGGTAAATGATAATCAAAGTTGCAATAGAGCGGCTCAAAAATAAGTGTCGGTGctgattatttattcatttctttacCTTTTGCGATTCTTAGAATAATTGGGTTCCTCGTAGAGGAGAACAGGGTCCCAAAACAATTGACCAAATTCATAAAGATGCAGAGATGGAGGAACACCGGGAACAGATCaaagtccagcagcagctgcagtcaaaGAAGGACAACCGGGGTCCGCACACGCCAGCAAGGGGCCGGGCCGCCCAGCCTCAAGACGAGGGCTGGAACATGGTGCCCATCTCCACMAAGAATCGACCCATCGACATCACCCGCCTTAGCAAGATCACAAAGGTAAAACCTCTAAAACCCCGAGCGTTACTCTCTGATGTGTTACACATCGGAATGCTGCAGTTTTGTGTAAATAAGTGTTGAGAAGCTTCTTTTCCTGACTGTGGCTCGGTTGTGTTCCTGCAGCCTGGGGCCCTGGACTTCAACAATCAGCGGCTGGCTCCGGATGGGAAAGGCATGTGGGGAAGCTGGGGAAAAGgcagcagcggaggaagtgGAGCTAAACCAGCAAGTGGAGAGCAAGGTAAGCCTCTATAAGTATAGTATAAACTGTGTAAAGGTACTActcaaattaaatactttacaaaaatttaaataatcactTGACTTTCAATTTGTGTAATTGAGATAAGGGTGGTCTTATATTATGTTTGTTATTGAAATTGGGGGGGTTGTCAAATGTGTATTTTGCTCTCAGACCAATCAGGTTCATAGGGAGTGAGAgaagtttgaaaacataaaatgttggtttattttagtttgtccCGGCAATGTAGAGTACTACCACAAGACATTATTAATAATGGTAATAAATTATATCATACAATAGTGAATTGAAATGCCctttagttcatttgtattgtttctttgtaaaaatggTTGTGCTGGAAAAGTTGACAAACTAACCTGGAAAGTGCTTGAAAAGAGCTAAAGTTTTACTGTGGAGAAAAATATATGAACCATGCTATAAGAAGCTTGGATTTAAGgcaatttttgtaaaaaaatttttcccTTCAGATTTTGACCTTTTGATGTACGTCTTTCCTTTTCTTATAGACTCTGGACGTCCAGCCACCAGCACTCTGAACCGATTCTCAGCTCTGCAGCAATCCGGGGCGATGTCCTCATCAACAGACACCGATCGCAGAGTTCCTCAGAGGTAATTGGAAGCAGCGCAGTCCTCCGTAAATTTCCCTCGTTGCCTCGCTGCCGTTTTCTTCTCAGCTAGTTTTCTGCTTCAAACAATTAGCCCTCAGAATAAATGCACAGTAGTATTATTTAATCCTTTTAACACGCTGGAAATGTCTAAAGTATATTAATCCGTTCCTTCTAGGTCGAGCGGCAGTCGGGAACGTGGTGGTGACAGAGACCGGAATGACCATGACAGGGATCGCTACGACAGGTTTGCTCGCAGCGAGAGACAGGACGGGAATCAGTTCTCCAAGAGAAGTTTCAGCAGGGAATCACAGGAGCGTGG
The Poecilia reticulata strain Guanapo linkage group LG17, Guppy_female_1.0+MT, whole genome shotgun sequence DNA segment above includes these coding regions:
- the eif4g1a gene encoding eukaryotic translation initiation factor 4 gamma 1a isoform X5, coding for MNKPPQPITGPTSVPNPSPSPGLTQAAYGPGQPPSLVFATPPPPQMNSAQQPRQAYYQSRPTMAASAPRVQTSSGPRPVAPAHVYPTSSQMMMIPQQQIPFGGSPQGYFIPPGQYRTPYMPPTQQYPVTSGTGFYPGTSPAEYSAYEPSLAARERRGGGGRGGGRENGRLSLHGAPLTSQRYPAGAYYPAQPQYSASVQPAPVMINPQQQAPPPQQAPTQPQAPPKRERKQITIRDPNQGGRDITKEIMSGGRSTTAATPPQASVAEVSIAQTNGEVGQTVAVVTRRDEPAESSPSPESPPPAAPSNTDPVVEAKQEVNRQLTPPVELATQSVAATAAAERLSPSPKERQSPPSLPSAAAAGISSVAEAETAVSSKAGDTVDAPVRPSASPVAQEMPAKIEEPQAAPSAEKEVKPEGAQLEKEEPTASAKSEPPVEVAVTPVETVKEDAAAKPSSDVSRPLAVPEPAASQAEDADQSSEPEPVAVRPAESLLPNGLPQETEELSEDVPVSDTTPQDKPDPSQSQESVTPAQKEEEEETREEERLQKKTEDAPLASASCPEETTMQAATSVPKKKKSMKELNKKAIGGLLDAFKEQEPDAKPVPEPSVVQVSPPATAEPPAEVVDETWEEKEDKQSTEPDKLKSTLEPTEQKYQYKEELGEPINPEAKKRYDREFLLGFQFSSASMHKPEGLPVISDVVLDEVNKTPLRPVDPSRLMSVGSDFTPTYLGGLGGKSAGRPQPSGSHRSQQSLRKEPKKIIIINSRSLTENVQLNKAANAWKPSTIKPEDGNSEEADAEQGKTQDVFKRLRSILNKLTPQKFQELMKQVMELKIDSEERLKGTIDLIFEKAISEPNFSVAYANMCRCLIGLKVPTPDKPGSFVNFRKLLLNRCQKEFEKDQDDDEFFEKKQKEMEASKNDEERERLRVELEEARDKARRRSLGNIKFIGELFKLKMLTEAIMHDCVVKLLKNHDEESLECLCRLLSTIGKDLDFEKAKPRMDQYFNQMDKIIKERKTSSRIRFMLQDVLDLRRNNWVPRRGEQGPKTIDQIHKDAEMEEHREQIKVQQQLQSKKDNRGPHTPARGRAAQPQDEGWNMVPISTKNRPIDITRLSKITKPGALDFNNQRLAPDGKGMWGSWGKGSSGGSGAKPASGEQDSGRPATSTLNRFSALQQSGAMSSSTDTDRRVPQRSSGSRERGGDRDRNDHDRDRYDRFARSERQDGNQFSKRSFSRESQERGGRGGDSRAAADSVRRVASMTDNRDRGSRDRGSRDRGSRDRGNREQGGRDRGSRDQGSRDRGSHDRGSRSQSGRDTGPSKDLPVKRESVPASLPKPAMTEEEVRKKTNAIIEEYLHINDVKEALQCVAELNSASLLYVFVSCGLESTLERSTLARERMGLLLHRLVEAGTLPVQQYYQGLLEILEVAEDMAIDIPHIWLYLAELITPMLHDRGIPMGQLFREISKPLVPLGKAGLLLAQIIKLLCKGMTHEKVGSLWREAGLNWNEFLSKDEDVNKFVTDQKVEFTTGEETESEEAGMKQILSGDEISKELDRLLQEKANNQRIRDWIEANLDEQQCASSQFLRALMTSVCQSAIICDNPYKVDEKQIKERASLLQRYLCDEEKALQALYALQALMVHMEQPASLLLMFFNNLYDEDVIDEEVFYKWESCKDPAEQTGKGVALKSVTGFYTFLRNAEEESDKD
- the eif4g1a gene encoding eukaryotic translation initiation factor 4 gamma 1a isoform X1 gives rise to the protein MNKPPQPITGPTSVPNPSPSPGLTQAAYGPGQPPSLVFATPPPPQMNSAQQPRQFATGPRTLHQQGGYRALQAYYQSRPTMAASAPRVQTSSGPRPVAPAHVYPTSSQMMMIPQQQIPFGGSPQGYFIPPGQYRTPYMPPTQQYPVTSGTGFYPGTSPAEYSAYEPSLAARERRGGGGRGGGRENGRLSLHGAPLTSQRYPAGAYYPAQPQYSASVQPAPVMINPQQQAPPPQQAPTQPQAPPKRERKQITIRDPNQGGRDITKEIMSGGRSTTAATPPQASVAEVSIAQTNGEVGQTVAVVTRRDEPAESSPSPESPPPAAPSNTDPVVEAKQEVNRQLTPPVELATQSVAATAAAERLSPSPKERQSPPSLPSAAAAGISSVAEAETAVSSKAGDTVDAPVRPSASPVAQEMPAKIEEPQAAPSAEKEVKPEGAQLEKEEPTASAKSEPPVEVAVTPVETVKEDAAAKPSSDVSRPLAVPEPAASQAEDADQSSEPEPVAVRPAESLLPNGLPQETEELSEDVPVSDTTPQDKPDPSQSQESVTPAQKEEEEETREEERLQKKTEDAPLASASCPEETTMQAATSVPKKKKSMKELNKKAIGGLLDAFKEQEPDAKPVPEPSVVQVSPPATAEPPAEVVDETWEEKEDKQSTEPDKLKSTLEPTEQKYQYKEELGEPINPEAKKRYDREFLLGFQFSSASMHKPEGLPVISDVVLDEVNKTPLRPVDPSRLMSVGSDFTPTYLGGLGGKSAGRPQPSGSHRSQQSLRKEPKKIIIINSRSLTENVQLNKAANAWKPSTIKPEDGNSEEADAEQGKTQDVFKRLRSILNKLTPQKFQELMKQVMELKIDSEERLKGTIDLIFEKAISEPNFSVAYANMCRCLIGLKVPTPDKPGSFVNFRKLLLNRCQKEFEKDQDDDEFFEKKQKEMEASKNDEERERLRVELEEARDKARRRSLGNIKFIGELFKLKMLTEAIMHDCVVKLLKNHDEESLECLCRLLSTIGKDLDFEKAKPRMDQYFNQMDKIIKERKTSSRIRFMLQDVLDLRRNNWVPRRGEQGPKTIDQIHKDAEMEEHREQIKVQQQLQSKKDNRGPHTPARGRAAQPQDEGWNMVPISTKNRPIDITRLSKITKPGALDFNNQRLAPDGKGMWGSWGKGSSGGSGAKPASGEQDSGRPATSTLNRFSALQQSGAMSSSTDTDRRVPQRSSGSRERGGDRDRNDHDRDRYDRFARSERQDGNQFSKRSFSRESQERGGRGGDSRAAADSVRRVASMTDNRDRGSRDRGSRDRGSRDRGNREQGGRDRGSRDQGSRDRGSHDRGSRSQSGRDTGPSKDLPVKRESVPASLPKPAMTEEEVRKKTNAIIEEYLHINDVKEALQCVAELNSASLLYVFVSCGLESTLERSTLARERMGLLLHRLVEAGTLPVQQYYQGLLEILEVAEDMAIDIPHIWLYLAELITPMLHDRGIPMGQLFREISKPLVPLGKAGLLLAQIIKLLCKGMTHEKVGSLWREAGLNWNEFLSKDEDVNKFVTDQKVEFTTGEETESEEAGMKQILSGDEISKELDRLLQEKANNQRIRDWIEANLDEQQCASSQFLRALMTSVCQSAIICDNPYKVDEKQIKERASLLQRYLCDEEKALQALYALQALMVHMEQPASLLLMFFNNLYDEDVIDEEVFYKWESCKDPAEQTGKGVALKSVTGFYTFLRNAEEESDKD
- the eif4g1a gene encoding eukaryotic translation initiation factor 4 gamma 1a isoform X4 — protein: MNKPPQPITGPTSVPNPSPSPGLTQAAYGPGQPPSLVFATPPPPQMNSAQQPRQGGYRALQAYYQSRPTMAASAPRVQTSSGPRPVAPAHVYPTSSQMMMIPQQQIPFGGSPQGYFIPPGQYRTPYMPPTQQYPVTSGTGFYPGTSPAEYSAYEPSLAARERRGGGGRGGGRENGRLSLHGAPLTSQRYPAGAYYPAQPQYSASVQPAPVMINPQQQAPPPQQAPTQPQAPPKRERKQITIRDPNQGGRDITKEIMSGGRSTTAATPPQASVAEVSIAQTNGEVGQTVAVVTRRDEPAESSPSPESPPPAAPSNTDPVVEAKQEVNRQLTPPVELATQSVAATAAAERLSPSPKERQSPPSLPSAAAAGISSVAEAETAVSSKAGDTVDAPVRPSASPVAQEMPAKIEEPQAAPSAEKEVKPEGAQLEKEEPTASAKSEPPVEVAVTPVETVKEDAAAKPSSDVSRPLAVPEPAASQAEDADQSSEPEPVAVRPAESLLPNGLPQETEELSEDVPVSDTTPQDKPDPSQSQESVTPAQKEEEEETREEERLQKKTEDAPLASASCPEETTMQAATSVPKKKKSMKELNKKAIGGLLDAFKEQEPDAKPVPEPSVVQVSPPATAEPPAEVVDETWEEKEDKQSTEPDKLKSTLEPTEQKYQYKEELGEPINPEAKKRYDREFLLGFQFSSASMHKPEGLPVISDVVLDEVNKTPLRPVDPSRLMSVGSDFTPTYLGGLGGKSAGRPQPSGSHRSQQSLRKEPKKIIIINSRSLTENVQLNKAANAWKPSTIKPEDGNSEEADAEQGKTQDVFKRLRSILNKLTPQKFQELMKQVMELKIDSEERLKGTIDLIFEKAISEPNFSVAYANMCRCLIGLKVPTPDKPGSFVNFRKLLLNRCQKEFEKDQDDDEFFEKKQKEMEASKNDEERERLRVELEEARDKARRRSLGNIKFIGELFKLKMLTEAIMHDCVVKLLKNHDEESLECLCRLLSTIGKDLDFEKAKPRMDQYFNQMDKIIKERKTSSRIRFMLQDVLDLRRNNWVPRRGEQGPKTIDQIHKDAEMEEHREQIKVQQQLQSKKDNRGPHTPARGRAAQPQDEGWNMVPISTKNRPIDITRLSKITKPGALDFNNQRLAPDGKGMWGSWGKGSSGGSGAKPASGEQDSGRPATSTLNRFSALQQSGAMSSSTDTDRRVPQRSSGSRERGGDRDRNDHDRDRYDRFARSERQDGNQFSKRSFSRESQERGGRGGDSRAAADSVRRVASMTDNRDRGSRDRGSRDRGSRDRGNREQGGRDRGSRDQGSRDRGSHDRGSRSQSGRDTGPSKDLPVKRESVPASLPKPAMTEEEVRKKTNAIIEEYLHINDVKEALQCVAELNSASLLYVFVSCGLESTLERSTLARERMGLLLHRLVEAGTLPVQQYYQGLLEILEVAEDMAIDIPHIWLYLAELITPMLHDRGIPMGQLFREISKPLVPLGKAGLLLAQIIKLLCKGMTHEKVGSLWREAGLNWNEFLSKDEDVNKFVTDQKVEFTTGEETESEEAGMKQILSGDEISKELDRLLQEKANNQRIRDWIEANLDEQQCASSQFLRALMTSVCQSAIICDNPYKVDEKQIKERASLLQRYLCDEEKALQALYALQALMVHMEQPASLLLMFFNNLYDEDVIDEEVFYKWESCKDPAEQTGKGVALKSVTGFYTFLRNAEEESDKD
- the eif4g1a gene encoding eukaryotic translation initiation factor 4 gamma 1a isoform X6, which codes for MNKPPQPITGPTSVPNPSPSPGLTQAAYGPGQPPSLVFATPPPPQMNSAQQPRQFATGPRTLHQQGGYRALQAYYQSRPTMAASAPRVQTSSGPRPVAPAHVYPTSSQMMMIPQQQIPFGGSPQGYFIPPGQYRTPYMPPTQQYPVTSGTGFYPGTSPAEYSAYAGAYYPAQPQYSASVQPAPVMINPQQQAPPPQQAPTQPQAPPKRERKQITIRDPNQGGRDITKEIMSGGRSTTAATPPQASVAEVSIAQTNGEVGQTVAVVTRRDEPAESSPSPESPPPAAPSNTDPVVEAKQEVNRQLTPPVELATQSVAATAAAERLSPSPKERQSPPSLPSAAAAGISSVAEAETAVSSKAGDTVDAPVRPSASPVAQEMPAKIEEPQAAPSAEKEVKPEGAQLEKEEPTASAKSEPPVEVAVTPVETVKEDAAAKPSSDVSRPLAVPEPAASQAEDADQSSEPEPVAVRPAESLLPNGLPQETEELSEDVPVSDTTPQDKPDPSQSQESVTPAQKEEEEETREEERLQKKTEDAPLASASCPEETTMQAATSVPKKKKSMKELNKKAIGGLLDAFKEQEPDAKPVPEPSVVQVSPPATAEPPAEVVDETWEEKEDKQSTEPDKLKSTLEPTEQKYQYKEELGEPINPEAKKRYDREFLLGFQFSSASMHKPEGLPVISDVVLDEVNKTPLRPVDPSRLMSVGSDFTPTYLGGLGGKSAGRPQPSGSHRSQQSLRKEPKKIIIINSRSLTENVQLNKAANAWKPSTIKPEDGNSEEADAEQGKTQDVFKRLRSILNKLTPQKFQELMKQVMELKIDSEERLKGTIDLIFEKAISEPNFSVAYANMCRCLIGLKVPTPDKPGSFVNFRKLLLNRCQKEFEKDQDDDEFFEKKQKEMEASKNDEERERLRVELEEARDKARRRSLGNIKFIGELFKLKMLTEAIMHDCVVKLLKNHDEESLECLCRLLSTIGKDLDFEKAKPRMDQYFNQMDKIIKERKTSSRIRFMLQDVLDLRRNNWVPRRGEQGPKTIDQIHKDAEMEEHREQIKVQQQLQSKKDNRGPHTPARGRAAQPQDEGWNMVPISTKNRPIDITRLSKITKPGALDFNNQRLAPDGKGMWGSWGKGSSGGSGAKPASGEQDSGRPATSTLNRFSALQQSGAMSSSTDTDRRVPQRSSGSRERGGDRDRNDHDRDRYDRFARSERQDGNQFSKRSFSRESQERGGRGGDSRAAADSVRRVASMTDNRDRGSRDRGSRDRGSRDRGNREQGGRDRGSRDQGSRDRGSHDRGSRSQSGRDTGPSKDLPVKRESVPASLPKPAMTEEEVRKKTNAIIEEYLHINDVKEALQCVAELNSASLLYVFVSCGLESTLERSTLARERMGLLLHRLVEAGTLPVQQYYQGLLEILEVAEDMAIDIPHIWLYLAELITPMLHDRGIPMGQLFREISKPLVPLGKAGLLLAQIIKLLCKGMTHEKVGSLWREAGLNWNEFLSKDEDVNKFVTDQKVEFTTGEETESEEAGMKQILSGDEISKELDRLLQEKANNQRIRDWIEANLDEQQCASSQFLRALMTSVCQSAIICDNPYKVDEKQIKERASLLQRYLCDEEKALQALYALQALMVHMEQPASLLLMFFNNLYDEDVIDEEVFYKWESCKDPAEQTGKGVALKSVTGFYTFLRNAEEESDKD
- the eif4g1a gene encoding eukaryotic translation initiation factor 4 gamma 1a isoform X3; protein product: MNKPPQPITGPTSVPNPSPSPGLTQAAYGPGQPPSLVFATPPPPQMNSAQQPRQFATGPRTLHQQAYYQSRPTMAASAPRVQTSSGPRPVAPAHVYPTSSQMMMIPQQQIPFGGSPQGYFIPPGQYRTPYMPPTQQYPVTSGTGFYPGTSPAEYSAYEPSLAARERRGGGGRGGGRENGRLSLHGAPLTSQRYPAGAYYPAQPQYSASVQPAPVMINPQQQAPPPQQAPTQPQAPPKRERKQITIRDPNQGGRDITKEIMSGGRSTTAATPPQASVAEVSIAQTNGEVGQTVAVVTRRDEPAESSPSPESPPPAAPSNTDPVVEAKQEVNRQLTPPVELATQSVAATAAAERLSPSPKERQSPPSLPSAAAAGISSVAEAETAVSSKAGDTVDAPVRPSASPVAQEMPAKIEEPQAAPSAEKEVKPEGAQLEKEEPTASAKSEPPVEVAVTPVETVKEDAAAKPSSDVSRPLAVPEPAASQAEDADQSSEPEPVAVRPAESLLPNGLPQETEELSEDVPVSDTTPQDKPDPSQSQESVTPAQKEEEEETREEERLQKKTEDAPLASASCPEETTMQAATSVPKKKKSMKELNKKAIGGLLDAFKEQEPDAKPVPEPSVVQVSPPATAEPPAEVVDETWEEKEDKQSTEPDKLKSTLEPTEQKYQYKEELGEPINPEAKKRYDREFLLGFQFSSASMHKPEGLPVISDVVLDEVNKTPLRPVDPSRLMSVGSDFTPTYLGGLGGKSAGRPQPSGSHRSQQSLRKEPKKIIIINSRSLTENVQLNKAANAWKPSTIKPEDGNSEEADAEQGKTQDVFKRLRSILNKLTPQKFQELMKQVMELKIDSEERLKGTIDLIFEKAISEPNFSVAYANMCRCLIGLKVPTPDKPGSFVNFRKLLLNRCQKEFEKDQDDDEFFEKKQKEMEASKNDEERERLRVELEEARDKARRRSLGNIKFIGELFKLKMLTEAIMHDCVVKLLKNHDEESLECLCRLLSTIGKDLDFEKAKPRMDQYFNQMDKIIKERKTSSRIRFMLQDVLDLRRNNWVPRRGEQGPKTIDQIHKDAEMEEHREQIKVQQQLQSKKDNRGPHTPARGRAAQPQDEGWNMVPISTKNRPIDITRLSKITKPGALDFNNQRLAPDGKGMWGSWGKGSSGGSGAKPASGEQDSGRPATSTLNRFSALQQSGAMSSSTDTDRRVPQRSSGSRERGGDRDRNDHDRDRYDRFARSERQDGNQFSKRSFSRESQERGGRGGDSRAAADSVRRVASMTDNRDRGSRDRGSRDRGSRDRGNREQGGRDRGSRDQGSRDRGSHDRGSRSQSGRDTGPSKDLPVKRESVPASLPKPAMTEEEVRKKTNAIIEEYLHINDVKEALQCVAELNSASLLYVFVSCGLESTLERSTLARERMGLLLHRLVEAGTLPVQQYYQGLLEILEVAEDMAIDIPHIWLYLAELITPMLHDRGIPMGQLFREISKPLVPLGKAGLLLAQIIKLLCKGMTHEKVGSLWREAGLNWNEFLSKDEDVNKFVTDQKVEFTTGEETESEEAGMKQILSGDEISKELDRLLQEKANNQRIRDWIEANLDEQQCASSQFLRALMTSVCQSAIICDNPYKVDEKQIKERASLLQRYLCDEEKALQALYALQALMVHMEQPASLLLMFFNNLYDEDVIDEEVFYKWESCKDPAEQTGKGVALKSVTGFYTFLRNAEEESDKD